TACTACGCGACAACGACCTCTTCCGGGCCTACGTCACGGTGAGGGCGGGTGGGGCTCGCTGGTGGGTCCGGGCACAGGACGGTGGGCCCACCTGGGCGGCAGGTGCAGGGGGGGCTGGCGGTGGGCGTGGCCTGCCATGAGCAccgcccccgcctccccgccgCAGTGGGCCGAGAAGCACCAGCAGTGCCAGCGGCTGAAGCTGAGCGACATGCTGGCCAAGCCCCACCAGCGGCTCACCAAGTACCCGCTGCTGCTCAAGTCGGTGCTGAGGAAGACGGACGAGCCGCGCGCCAAGGAGGCCGTCGTCACCATGGTAACTGGGGCGGCGGGCAGGGTCCCTCCCTGGCTTGCGGCCCCTCCCGGCTCTGTACCTGAACTGCCCTGGCCCACGCGTATAGATCGGCTCGGTGGAGCGCTTCATCCACCACGTGAACGCGTGCATGCGGCAGCGACAGGAGAGGCAGCGGCTGGCGGCCGTGGTGAGCCGCATCGACGCCTACGAGGTGGTGGAGGGCAGCAACGACGAGGTGGACAAGGTGGGCGCCTCCGTCTTTGCGGGGGTCGCTGGCCCTGCTGGGAGCGAGGAAGGGCCCAACTGGCAGACGGACGGGAGGCTACGCTGGGAATCTCTCTGGAGGACTCCCCGCTGAGATGAGGAGTCAGACTCTGACCgctcctgcccccgcccccccaaaccCCCAGCTCCTGAAGGAATTTCTACATCTGGACCTGACGGCACCCATCCCTGGCGCCTCCCCTGAGGAGACACGCCAGCTGCTGCTGGAAGGGAGCCTGAGGATGAAGGAGGGGAAGGACAGCAAGGTGACTCCACCCCACACCCAGGGCCCTCGCCCCACCCCCTCTCACCCTGTGGGTTTCGGACGCCCCTTCCTTGGGGCCGCTTGTGACTCTTAGCTGTCCGGTCACTTGGGTGGCAATTCAAGAACTGGTGACGTTATGATCGTATGAGGGATGATTATCTGCCCGTCAGTTTACTCTTTACAAAGACAGCAGCCGGGTCCCAGCCCAGCAGGTGCCCTTCCAGCCCACTTGTCGGTGCCACATGTGTTCCtggtgggaaggagggggcaCCTTCCGTGAGCAGGACAGGAACGGCCCAGAGTCTTGCTGCTGAGCTATTAATTTTCCAGGCACTGTGTAACCCAGAGCCTACAAAGCGTGATTTTTAAAAccaccttccttttcctctttcatgtAAACTTTTGACTGGCATAAATCTCAAGTATACAGCTTGACGAGAGAAAACCGCTGGCCCTTCGTTTGAATGTTACTCTCGGATtcggggggagggggtgtttgACACCAGCACCCCCAGGGGAGGGTGTTGCCGCAGACAGGCTGAGGGTccctgccctggccctgaccTCGGGCTTCTCCTGCTGCCGCGGCCTCCCGTCCCCCAGGTGGACGTGTACTGCTTCCTGTTCACCGACCTGCTCGTGGTGACCAAGgccgtgaagaaggcagagaggacCAAAGTCATCAGGCCGCCGCTGCTGCTGGAAAAGATCGTGTGTCGGGAGCTCCGGGACCCCGGTGAGGAGCCCGGCCCCGCCGCCCCTGGGCAGGGCCTGGGACGGGCGGGGGCCGTGGTCTCAGCCAGCACTGAGGCGAGCCCTTCCTAACCAGGGTCCTTCCTTCTCATCTACCTGAACGAGTTCCACAGCGCTGTGGGGGCCTACACGTTCCAGGCCAGCGGCCAGGCTTTGTGCCGTGGCTGGGTGGACGCCATCTACGATGCCCAGGTGAGAGCAGAGCGGTGGGTAGGCTGGCAGGGCGGCCTGGTGGGGGACCGCTGCCCACAGCCCGCTGGGGCCCTGTGCACCTACACCCGCAGAACCAGCTTCAGCAGCTGCGTGTGCAGGAGCACCCAGGCAGCCAGCAGCACCTGCAGAgcctggaagaggaggaggaggaggaggaggaagacgaggaggaggaaggaggggagagtaGCACTTCGGCTGCCAGTTCCCCCACCATCCTGCGCAAAAGCAGCAACAGCCTCGACTCGCAGCGCTGGTACGTTTGTCCAGGAGCGCCCAGCAAGCCAGAGCAGGGCAGGTACTCCAGCCGGGACCCTTGACCCGAGGCCATTAGCACTGGCCAGGGCCGGACACATCCGTTTCCTCTGAATGGCTTTATGATGTGAAgccggtggggggtggggacggGGGCTCTGCCTCCCACCAGAGTCCAGGGGAGGACGGCAAACGGTTTTCAACTTGAGTGCCAAATCTGATACCTTAGTGGTAGCTGCCTGGAGCTGAGCTGAAGATTCTTAGACTGTATCCAACAGGAGGTGCTGTGGTCACGACAGACACCATTATTGATACCTGTGTTGCGGGCTCAGGTGCCACCTGCTTGCCATCTCTTGAGCCttgagctccaggagggcagacgCCGTACACTTCTGCATTGCCCAGCATGGGCTGCACCTGGGCTGACTCTCCTCTCGGCTCCACAGTGTCTCGGATGGCTCCACGGAGACCCTGGCCATGGTGGTGGTGGAGCCTGGGGAGATGCTGTCCTCTCCCGAGTTCGAGGGCGGCCCCTTCAGCTCCCAGTCAGACGAGACCTCTCTCAGCACCACCGCCTCATCTGTCACGCCCACCGGCGAGCTGCTGCCCCTGGGCCCAGTGGATGGCCGCTCCTGCTCCATAGACTCCGCCTACGGCACCCTCTCCCCGACCTCCCTGCAAGACTTTATGGCCCCAGCCCCTATGGTGGAGCCAGCACTCCGGCCCCCAGCGCCATCACAAGCCCCTTCACCCCCACCCTCGCCCCGCCTCCGCCGACGCACTCCTGTCCAGCTGCTGCCCTGTCTGCCCCAACTGCTCAAGTCCAAATCTGAGGCCAGTCTCCTCCAGCTGCTGTCGGGGGCCACCCCCCGTGGAGCGCCCCCGGCCCCTAGCCGCAGCCTGTCGGAACTCTGCTTGGCTGCTACCGTCCCTGGCACCAGGACTCAGGGCTCCCCTCAGGAAGCTGGGCCCAGCTGGGATTGCCAGGGGGcaccaggccctggcagtggcccCGAGCTGTCAGAGCTGGAGGGTAGAGCCGGCTGCCCAGGTGGGGAGCCCAAAGGACCCACCAGGAGGAGCAGAGAGCTGTCCTCGGGGGCCTCGCCCAGGGTCCAGCCTGAGCCCCCCCCAGGGACCTCTGCCCAGCACAGGAAGCTGACGTTGGCCCAGCTCTACCGAATCAGGACCACCCTGCTGCTTAACTCCACCCTCACTGCCTCGTgagtggcctggcctggcctgggacAGGTGGCCCAGTGTGCTGGGGGCACTGTCATGGCGGGGAGTAGATGGCATTTGGGGATGGGTGTGGGAGCGGGAGCCTGAGACCAGCCTCAGCGCCTGGTGAGGATGCGACAGTGGGCAGTGGTGAAGAAGAGGCCTGAGGATTCCGGTCGGGAGGAGAGGGTGGCTGGAGCCCCTCTGAAGGCCTTCAGCCAAGGAAGGAccatctctcccctcctctccactgCAGGGAGGTCTGAGCACAGGGAGGCTCCCAAGGGTGCCACGGACCAAGGGACAGCAGACAGCACGCCTCTTGGGGTGTGCCAGCCCCTGCTCCAGCTGCTGCCTCACGTGGGCACCAGCCGGAGTGCTGGGCAGGACCCCTGCCACCGCGCCCGGGGCCCAATTTGCACTTTGCCAGACTGGATGGAAGTGGAGGAGGGCTCAgcagaggcccaggcccaggctgcAGGTCCCCCTTACAGCCGTCACTGTCACTAACCTGCCTGTGCGTCCGCCCTGCAGCCTAGGCAGGGTCCCTTGCCCAATACTCCCTGAAGTCACCAGCTCCAAGCCTCTGGGCTGGGCTCCAGGGCTGGGATCCCAGGCAgcccttcccacctccaccctcatCTGGCCCCAAATGGGACGGTtcccctgccctcacctccttccctccctccctccctccctccctcctactcctacctacccacccacccagtCCTTGGGTTGGGCTCTGTGTAAAGTTgcatatttattgagcttttgATTCTTTTATAAAGACTTGTATATACTCCACCGGAAAGAGTCCTTTGCTTTTGGAACGTCCCCCTTTCCGGACTCAGGTGCACTTGGGCGCCTCCCTGGGTTCCCGCCCCCTCCCTCTGGTGGGGCCCCGCTGGAAGAGACTGTGGGAACAGAATTGACTTAGTGGGGCAGAGATCGCCTGACCAGTACTCCCAAGAtcaacccctgtcccctgccgcAGACATGAGGCCCGCCACTAGAGCCCCCAACGAGGTGCCCTCCCCGACGTGGTACCTTAGAGGGCCCTGCCCTGCGCCACCCCTCTGAGCTTATACCAGGGTGGGCCATGGCCTCCCCTCCAGGGCGGGATGGGGCGGACGCCACGCAGTACGTGGGGAGGGTGGGTCTCCCACCTGGGTACTTCTGGCCCAACCCCTCGTGGCTGAGGGCGggctctgaggcccagagaggggaagtcgCTTCCCTAGGAAGCGGTGGTCTCAGGGTTGAAGCTAGAACCCAGGCGCGGGACCCGGCTGCAGCCTTGTGCTGTACGCACCTTGCCCACCAAGCCGCCTCAGGTGAGCTCCGGTGCGGGCTTCGGCCTGGGGGCTCGCTTCCTGGTACCGgcggccccgccctgccccctcccccttccccccccctccccttaGGCGGGCTCTTCGGGCGGCGCGAGGTGGGCGGGACGGGCCTGCGGGCGCCGGCCTGGGCCCCACCCGCGGCGGGCGGAGCGGGGAAGCCAGGGTCGGGTCGAGGGCCCAGCGTGGCGCCCAGGGCCATGGAGCCGCGGcccggggcgtgtgcggcggctCTGGCTGCGGTGAGTAGGGTCGCGGGGGCACGGCCTCGAGCCTGGCCGGCGCCTGAGTCCCCGAGGCGGCGGAGGAAGGGGAcgcagggatggggtgggggtggggataggAGCCTCCGATCCGGCCTCGCGGGGGGCTGGGCCGGCCCCTTTTCCGACCTAGTTAGAGGTTCAGCCGGGGTGGGGCGCTTCTGCCGAGAGGAAACACCGTCTCCGGGGCCGGAGGGATCTGGGGGCCCCAGGCAGAGATAGATCAGGGTCCCCCACCTTAGCAAGGgcgtgggtgggggtggggaccgccTGATGCCCAGCCTTCTGCGAAGGGCTGGCGGGAACCCTCTTCTCTGCTCCTCCCAAACCTGGTCTGTGCACAGGGGAAGTCAGTCCAGAGCCCCACCGATGGGCACCCCTTTGGGGCAAGAACCTGAGAAGTGGGCTGCTCTGTGGGCAAGTGCTGAAGCCTCTGAAGGGTGGGGAGACCGGGTAGAGAGAGTCCCCGGCCTGGGCAACCAGGCTGGGAGCCAGCAGCCCCTGTCCCCcaggccctcctcctcctcctgccgctgggtgcccagggccagggcagcacccccagccccaggtgtGACTGTGTGCACAAGTTCCAGAAGAGGAGTGGTCTGGTCTGCTGCAGGGGCTGTCCAGCAGGTGAGCGTCTGAAGGGGTGGGAGGGCCGTGGCGGGAAGTGAGGGCCGAtggggcaggcgggggccgcCGGAAGGGCTGGGGAGTGGTGGTAGGCAGGCCAGGGAGGGGGctaggggaggctgggagggaagtAGGGAGTCCGGCATAGGAAGGTGGAGGGGAAGGCGGCAGCCCTCTTTGACCTCAGGCTGGGTTCCACAGGGCACTACCTGAAGGCTCCCTGCACAAAGCCCTGTGGCATCTCCAACTGTCTCCCGTGCCCCCGGGGCACCTTCCTGGCCTGGGAGAACCACCACAAGACCCGCTGTGCCCGCTGCCAGACCTGTGATGAGGAGGGTGAGGGGCTGCCTAGTGCTTGGGGGCAGGGTGGCTCTGGAGGACAGGCCCTGGCCAGGGTCCTTCTGAAGAAAGTGGCTGGCTCGAGCCCAGCCTTTGGCTGGGAGAGCCCTGCGCCCACCCCACCCTGGGGCCCTCTACCCTGCTCTTGCCTCAGGATGCCTTTGTGCCCTCTCGTCCTGGTGACCGTCCAGCCTCTGGTCTGTGGTGATCCGCACACTTCTCTCGCATTGGGGGTGGCCCTGTCTCTGGTCTCCTCATCTCCATTCTCCAGGGGACCTGTCCTGCCTCTCTGCGGGGCTCTTTGGCTCTGACAGTCTCTGCTCTCCCCCGTCTCCCCAAATGCCCCTGCCAGCCTCCCAGGTGGCCCTGAAGAACTGCTCGGCGGTGGCGGACACCCACTGCGGCTGCAAGCCAGGCTGGTTCATGGACTGCGTCGTCAGCCAGTGTCCCCACAGCTCTCCCTTTCGCTGCCACCCGTGCCCAGACTGTGAGGCCCTGCACCGCCGCACGCGGGCCCCCTGTGGGTACCCCCGATCCGGGCCGTCTACTCCcacacccccttcccctgcctccttctctcccGTCCTGACCCACACCAGCTCCCGGACCACAGGTTCCGGCGGAGACACTCACTGTGGGACCTGCCTTCCCGGCTTCTATGAATATGGCAACAGCTGCGTGTCCTGTCCCACGTAACTTCCTGGCTGCcctgggttgggggaagggaggctgggagCAGAGTGGGGTCGAGGGTCAGGGAGGAGGGGGCTTGAGCCTATGGTAAGTGGGTCCCGCTTCAGGCAAACACTGGATGGTAAAGAGACATTTGAACTCACCGTATGTCAGATAAATAAGGGGGCATATCTTCACTTTGTGTCGTACTTTCCTTTACTAATCCTTCCAGCCCTACGTTAAGGATAGGATGTGTCACTTACAGAGAGTCGCCTTAATATAGTTTCAAAACATGGGCTGAGAGTCAAGATCTGCCCCTTGTTCTCGGAGGgatcttgggcaagtaacttcACCTCTCTAACCTGTGGCCTCCCCATCTGAACGTGTGGGTGTTAGTGGCTCTCCCCAGGGCTCTGATTAAGGGGTGACTAACTGTTCACTCATCTGCTCCACAAGTGTTTCTTGAGCGTCTGTCATTTCCAGACAccgttctaggtgctgggggaaCAACAGGGAACAAAACAGGCAGATCCCAGAGCTGACATTCTAGTGACCCTCAGTCTAGTCTAGAAGCAGCTCAGTAAGTAGTGTTTGTTGCTACTGTTTTGGACACCAGTGATGTTTCAGCAGTACTTGGGGAACATTCTTGGGTAGGGTGAGGCTCTCAGGAGGGAGGGGCCTCCAGGATGGAGAAGATGCCAGGTGGTCCTGAGCagtctccacccccccccccccgggtatGTACTCCCTCACCCTCCACCGCATCCCCTCCCCTTGCAGGAGCACCCTTGGGGGCTGTCCTGCGCCCTGTGTGGCTGTCTGTGGCTGGAGGCAGGGTAGGTGGTGAAATGGAAACGCCAGTGGGAGAGCTGGGCTGGgccggggggagggtggggggtggctgcCGCCCCCCACCCACCAGCTGCTCTTTCAGTGTTCTGGGTCCAAGTGCTCCTGGCAGGCCTGGTGGCCCCACTCCTGCTTGGTGCCACCCTGATCTACACATACCGCCGCTGCCAGCTTTGCAAGGCCATAGTTCCTGGTAAGCGCACGCGCGCGCCCACGTTCCTAGAGGCCTGGGGTCAGGATGGGTAGCCCAGAGCCCATTCAGCCTGATGcagtgggggaaactgaggcagggggcGCTGGGAGTGGGTGCagagggacacaggttccagagcCTCGCCTGGTTGCTGATTAGACTCTCTTTGTGTCTCTCAGCAGGTGAAGCTGGGGTGGAGGCCCTGACCCCCCTGCAGGTAAGACTCTCAGTAGTGTTCTAGGATGAAAGTGAGCAAGCCTTCGGAGCTGAGCGGTTGGGCCTTATTATAACTCCTGATCCCAGCGCGGCGCCTGGTAGCTGGCACGGAGTAGACCTCACGAACACATGTGCCGAGTTATCAGTGAGTGAGAGCAGCTCAGGGCCCGTCCTCAAGTGGCTCTGAGTCTACGGGGGTCCAGACAGGTAAACGGGAGCCAACAGTTCAGTAGGAAGAGTGTCACCACGGTGAGGCCTCTACCAGGATTGGCGGAACAAGGAGAGGGCAGCAGGGGCAGGGCGTTCCAGGCAGAAGAGACAGCTCTTCTGCTGGGTCACAGTGAGAGAGCACGGCCAGGGGGAGGTGCCACCGGGGGATGTTTGCTGACTGAGCAAGGGATGCCCACCCCTGGCCAGAGACCCCCGAGCCAGGCAAGCGAGGCTGACCTGGGGCCTCTCTTGGCTTCCAGGCCAGCCACCTCTCACCCCCGGACAGCAGCCCCACCCTTCTGGTAACACCCAGCAGCAGTGAGAAGGTCTGCAGTGTCCAGCTGGTAGGCAGCAGCTGGACCTCTGGCTCTCCCCAGGCCCGGGAGGCGCCCTGCCCGGAGGTGATGTGGTCCTGGGACCAGCTGCCCAGCAGAGTTCTTGGTAAGGGATTTCAGGGGCCTGAGGCCTTGACCCCATTCTCCTGAGTCCGAGGTGATAAGCTGTGCTTTCCTGAGGCCACTTGCCCACCTCCCGTCCCCTAACTGACCAGGTGGACCTCCCTGCCCGGCCGGGTCCCCTGCCCCTTGGCCCCTGCCCCTTGGCCCCTGACCCTATTCCCCATTGGCTCTCTCTGGCCACAGGCCCGCTGCCCCCACCCTCGCCGGCGCCCCCTGCAGGCTCGGTGGCCGCCATGCTCCAGCCGGGCCCGCAGCTCTACGACGTGATGGACGCGGTGCCCGCGCGGCGCTGGAAGGAGTTCGTGCGCACGCTGGGGCTGCGCGAGGCGGAGATCGAGGCGGTGGAGGTGGAGGTCGGGCGCTTCCGAGACCAGCAGTACGAGATGCTCAAGCGCTGGCGCCAGCAGCAGCCCGCGGGCTTGGGCGCCGTCTACGCCGCCCTGGAGCGCATGGGGCTGGACGGCTGCGCCGAGGACCTGCGGAGCCGCCTGCAGCGTGGCCCGTGACGCCGGGGCCCACCCGGCACTTCGAGGCCCTGGTGGCCCTTGCAGAAGCCCTAAGTACGGTTACTTATGCGTGTAGACATTTCATGTCACTTATTAAGCCCCTGGCGCGGCCCTGCGTAGCAGCGCCAGCCAGCCTCACCCCTGCGCGACCCCAGGGTTCCAGTTAAGGCGAGGAAGCGCCAACGACCATCAGCCGTTTCTCGGCCTGTGTTTGGCTGAGGCCTTGGTATTATTAAAATCTATGGAGAAAAGCTGCTGCTTGGTGTTTCCGCGCGACTGGGGATGTTAAGTGGCGCGGGGTTGGTTTCCCAGGGGCGTCGAAGGGGCCAGAAGTCTTGCCACCCACGGCGGAGGCCAGTGTGGCCCTTAGCCCAAGCCTGCCCCTCCGGCTCCGCCGTGGCCCAGTTATCCCGAGGAGAGGAAGTCGCGGCGACGACGAGTGAGCCCCGGGCGGCTGAGAGAGCTTTAATGCGGGTGCGAGATGGCGGGGACCAGGGAGGCAGCAGTTGGGAGACACGGGTTCAGGACCCCTCGTCCTCCACTCACTCCACCAGGACAGTGAAAGCGTCCGGGGAGTGCGGGGCCTGGCTGGGGACGACGCGCAGACTTGGAGGTGGGGCGCCGGGAGCGGCAACTCTGTCCCGACGGGCAGTTTGCATCGTTTCTGGTAAACAAATGACTGAGAGGAAACCCTCGGCGGCCGGGGCTGGGCCGGGCGCTGATCTGGGTCAGGGAGAGAGGAAAACCCCTTCCCCGAGCGCGGGGCCTGCCTCCGCCCAGGATGCGCCAGCGACGCGGGTTCCGgggtgcaggggagggggtggcagcAGGGCGCGCGACCCGCAGGAAAACAAAGTCACCACCCACGGGGCTGGGGAGAGCTCTGCACACTTTGACCTTCAACGAACATGCAAATATATGTAAgcaggcatgcaaagaagcagcgTCTTTCTGCGTCAACAGCTTGGGCACTTTTTCTGGGCGActgcggcggcgggcgcgccccAGCGTCGCCCGGGGCTGGGGAtgcgggggcgggggaaggggggggtGCCCGGGGTAGGGGTCAAGGAGGGGTTCCAGCGCGGGAGGGGAGGGCGGCGCGCCTCCCAGCCCTTCGGCCCGGGCCTGGCAGGCCGGGGCGGGGTCTGGGGGCGGCCCCAAGCTCGCGAGGCTGCGAGCAGGAGGGCGGCGTCTAGTACTTCGCGATGTCCCCCTTCTTCAGGATGATCTGTCGCTGCCAGGGCGCCAGCTTGCTCTCGTCGTAGCCGAGCGTCCGCAGCTTCTCCGACTGCTCTTTCTCCCGCTGCATCTCCTCCTGTTTCTGTCGCTCCTCGTCTTTCCTGGGCATGGGGCGGGGGGCACAATCCCGGGCAAGGGTGAGAGGGTGGGCCAGGCCCCGTGGGGGGGGCCACCGGTGGCAAGGAGTGGGTtactgagggcaggggctgggttgCTGGGGCCAGAGGCACTAATGAATGGTGGGCAGGGCAACGGGTTGTAGGTGTAGAAGGTGACTGGGgacggggtggaggggaggaggataGGAGGCATGTGGGCAGGATTGCTGGGGACAGAGGAGCTTCACTGCGGGCAGACTGGGGTCACTGGGGGACACACAGGAGCTGGGAAAGCGAGAGACTGTAGCTGGGTTATTGCTGGCTGGGGGTGTTACTGGAAACAGAGGTGCTGGGTCACAGCGTGACAGAGAGTGAGGAGGGCGTGGTGCGGGGGCTAGGACCCGAGTTCCTGGGGACTGGGGTTGGGCTGCTGGGGAACAGAGGGACCACATTATTGGGAGACACGGGCTGGGCGATTAGGGACAGGTTATTAGACCATGGCTAGATCTGCACTGCTGATGAGGTAGCCGCTAAGCAcgtgtggctgctgagcctatgaAACGTCCAGACTGAGATGCACTGCAGGTGCAAGATGCCCGTCGCATCTCGCAGacttagttttaaaaaagagtgtaAGACATCTCCGTgattttcataattattattattgggtTAAGTAAAATAGACTATTAAGTTcactcatctttttattttttcactgtgGCAGCTAAGAATTTAATATTACATACGTGGCTCAACTTATACATCTATCAGGCAGCACTCGGCTAGATTACTAAGGGCAGAAACTAAAGATCTGAGGGACAGGTGCTCTAGGTTATCGATACTGAGGTTGGGTTAACTGCAAGGCAGAAAGGCTAGGTTAACGGGAGATGGGGGCTGGGTAATTGGGGACAGGTCATTATGGCGTAAGAGCAAGACTTTGAGGTGCAGTGGATAAGTTCCTGGGGGAGAGGGGTCTGGTGGCATTACTGGGAGCAAAGACACTGTGCTAACAGGGCTGAGTGACAAGGGGATGTGCTCAagatggggctggaggaagggacAAAAGGACTGtggctgggtggggggaggggacacaggttgggcCCAGCCCCACACTCACCGCTTCTGCTCCCTGGAAGAAAAGAGACGGTGTTAGTTGGTGCCACCACCTCAGGGACACGATCAAGACACCCTGCCAAGCCCCGCATCTTCCTCAGCTCACCTCTCCTCTTCTAGCTTCTTCCGCAGGATGTCCCGCCTCCAGGCGGGCATGCTGGCCAGCcaggcctcctcctccttctcctgaaACACAGCACAAGGCTTCAGGGCCAGCATGGGCTAGGGCACGGGGGTCAGCGGGGGTGTTCCCCCACCCAGGGGACCTGCATGAGTCAGGGACAACGGGACACAGGTGGGGTCGCAGGAAGAGACTCTTTTGATGCCCTTCTATAGGGCAAATGGATGAAGACTCAGGCCCCCGTGACCCACAGGCGGCGCCGGAGAGGTCAGAGCTGAGTGTAGGAGGTgtaggagaggagcagagggggaGACTCCccaaggtggggggtggggggtggggtggatagATGGCTCCAGGCCCCTGGCCCAGAATCTGGTCAGACTCATACTTGGGCCTCCACAGATCCTGCCTGCTCAGAGAGGCTCAGGCCGGTCCCTGGTTCCACTGTGAAGGACCTTCTGTTCTATGCCTGGCCTATTCTGAGAGGGGGTAGACGCTAGCTCTACAATCGTGTGGCTGCAATGATATGGGGTGGGGGCACCCAACACAGGCAGCTTACAGCAAAGTGTTTTATTACTCGCATGTTACAGAGGAGAAAGGGTCTGGACACGTCACACGAACACTGCACATGTGGCTCCCTTGACCTCAGCCAAAGAGGTAGCTATGAACTCCAGtgaaaaaccaaagaaagaaagagagccaCACTGCCCCAAGGGGGACCCACAGTCCCGCACTCAGAGGGGCTGCTTCTTCCACCTGGCTCCACACGGAGCCAGGCATCGCTGGAGAGCCAGAGGGGGACACCTGGTTGGCTCTGTGCCGTGCCCTGCCCATTCCAGCCAACACCCCACAACCGGCCACCATGGGATCTCAAAGGCTGAGGCAGCCTGGTTCTGGGCACTCTGGCTTTTCCAAGGCCACTCGTCCGGTCCTGGTTTCTTCCTGCCGTATTCTGACCTCTGGAGGGCATCAGACAGGCATCCAGGCCCGGGTTAAGACGCTTGAGGGTAAATTCCGAATTCTGCGGCTCAGATGTCAAAAAgctctgcctccttctccttccaGAAGGAGAAGCTGCGGTCGATGTACCGGCAGATGTCCTCATTGCTGAACTCGCCCATCTCAGATACCAGCTCCAGGGGTTCTTCGGTGGGGGCTTCGGAACTAGGGGGCTCTGACGTCGGGGGAGGCGCggctggcgggggtggggacgGGGGCTGCGGCGCAGGGGCCGGCGCCTCTGG
This genomic stretch from Kogia breviceps isolate mKogBre1 chromosome 1, mKogBre1 haplotype 1, whole genome shotgun sequence harbors:
- the PLEKHG5 gene encoding pleckstrin homology domain-containing family G member 5 isoform X2 codes for the protein MGTGPGVSGRRAASRPSPGLPSRDSEPGWAGGRGRHGEDQVCHHADCQQLHRRGPLSLCEACDSRFHSTMHYDGHVRFDLPPPGSVLARNVSTRSCPPRTSPAVDMEEEEESSVDGKGDRKSTGLKLSKKKAWRRHTDDPSKECFTLKFDLNVDIETEIVPAMKKKSLGEVLLPVFERKGIALGKVDIYLDQSNTPLSLTFEAYRFGGHYLRVKAKPGDEGKVEQGVKDSKSLSLPILRPAGAGPPTQERVDLQSRRESLDILAPGRRRKNMSEFLGEASIPGQEPPAPSSCSLPSGSSSGSSSSGGSDSWKNRAASRFSGFFSSGPSTSAFGREVDKLEQLEGKLHAYSLFGLPRLPRRLCFDHDSWEEEGDEEEDEDDACLWLEDSWRELIDGHEKLTRRQCHQQEAVWELLHTEASYIKKLRVITNLFLCCLLNLQESGLLCEVEAERLFSNVPEIARLHRGLWGSVMAPVLEKARRTRALLQPGDFLKGFKMFGSLFKPYIRYCMEEEGCMEYMRGLLRDNDLFRAYVTWAEKHQQCQRLKLSDMLAKPHQRLTKYPLLLKSVLRKTDEPRAKEAVVTMIGSVERFIHHVNACMRQRQERQRLAAVVSRIDAYEVVEGSNDEVDKLLKEFLHLDLTAPIPGASPEETRQLLLEGSLRMKEGKDSKVDVYCFLFTDLLVVTKAVKKAERTKVIRPPLLLEKIVCRELRDPGSFLLIYLNEFHSAVGAYTFQASGQALCRGWVDAIYDAQNQLQQLRVQEHPGSQQHLQSLEEEEEEEEEDEEEEGGESSTSAASSPTILRKSSNSLDSQRCVSDGSTETLAMVVVEPGEMLSSPEFEGGPFSSQSDETSLSTTASSVTPTGELLPLGPVDGRSCSIDSAYGTLSPTSLQDFMAPAPMVEPALRPPAPSQAPSPPPSPRLRRRTPVQLLPCLPQLLKSKSEASLLQLLSGATPRGAPPAPSRSLSELCLAATVPGTRTQGSPQEAGPSWDCQGAPGPGSGPELSELEGRAGCPGGEPKGPTRRSRELSSGASPRVQPEPPPGTSAQHRKLTLAQLYRIRTTLLLNSTLTAS
- the PLEKHG5 gene encoding pleckstrin homology domain-containing family G member 5 isoform X1 is translated as MGTGPGVSGRRAASRPSPGLPSRDSEPGWAGGRGRHGEDQVCHHADCQQLHRRGPLSLCEACDSRFHSTMHYDGHVRFDLPPPGSVLARNVSTRSCPPRTSPAVDMEEEEESSVDGKGDRKSTGLKLSKKKAWRRHTDDPSKECFTLKFDLNVDIETEIVPAMKKKSLGEVLLPVFERKGIALGKVDIYLDQSNTPLSLTFEAYRFGGHYLRVKAKPGDEGKVEQGVKDSKSLSLPILRPAGAGPPTQERVDLQSRRESLDILAPGRRRKNMSEFLGEASIPGQEPPAPSSCSLPSGSSSGSSSSGGSDSWKNRAASRFSGFFSSGPSTSAFGREVDKLEQLEGKLHAYSLFGLPRLPRRLCFDHDSWEEEGDEEEDEDDACLWLEDSWRELIDGHEKLTRRQCHQQEAVWELLHTEASYIKKLRVITNLFLCCLLNLQESGLLCEVEAERLFSNVPEIARLHRGLWGSVMAPVLEKARRTRALLQPGDFLKGFKMFGSLFKPYIRYCMEEEGCMEYMRGLLRDNDLFRAYVTWAEKHQQCQRLKLSDMLAKPHQRLTKYPLLLKSVLRKTDEPRAKEAVVTMIGSVERFIHHVNACMRQRQERQRLAAVVSRIDAYEVVEGSNDEVDKLLKEFLHLDLTAPIPGASPEETRQLLLEGSLRMKEGKDSKVDVYCFLFTDLLVVTKAVKKAERTKVIRPPLLLEKIVCRELRDPGSFLLIYLNEFHSAVGAYTFQASGQALCRGWVDAIYDAQNQLQQLRVQEHPGSQQHLQSLEEEEEEEEEDEEEEGGESSTSAASSPTILRKSSNSLDSQRCVSDGSTETLAMVVVEPGEMLSSPEFEGGPFSSQSDETSLSTTASSVTPTGELLPLGPVDGRSCSIDSAYGTLSPTSLQDFMAPAPMVEPALRPPAPSQAPSPPPSPRLRRRTPVQLLPCLPQLLKSKSEASLLQLLSGATPRGAPPAPSRSLSELCLAATVPGTRTQGSPQEAGPSWDCQGAPGPGSGPELSELEGRAGCPGGEPKGPTRRSRELSSGASPRVQPEPPPGTSAQHRKLTLAQLYRIRTTLLLNSTLTASEV